In a single window of the Gossypium hirsutum isolate 1008001.06 chromosome A13, Gossypium_hirsutum_v2.1, whole genome shotgun sequence genome:
- the LOC121212486 gene encoding NEP1-interacting protein 1: MLKDCFPGLAFRCGEALAFWIFVLMTDLRIGFLIKLFKRSLFAAFICIFALGGAIVGTVVGAMKGQTTETGFFRGAGIGAVAGAITAVQLLESLADGESLSKVALLVSLVNGKVFIEWVSPAVLKAYQWQMNSLESTYREISDIYDVNGGKGLSRSCIQKLPMQEFHSIERIKSREESCCSICIQGLKDGEMARNLPRCGHIFHLKCIDEWLSRQGTCPMCREDVLDDDDNGGGGGEEV; this comes from the exons ATGTTAAAGGACTGTTTCCCTGGATTAGCATTTAGATGTGGGGAAGCTCTTGCTTTCTGGATTTTTGTTCTAATGACAGATCTTAGGATTGGATTCTTAATTAAACTCTTCAAAAGATCACTCTTTGCTGCTTTCATCTGCATTTTTGCTTTAG GAGGAGCCATAGTGGGAACTGTAGTAGGAGCAATGAAAGGGCAAACAACAGAAACTGGGTTTTTCAGGGGAGCTGGAATTGGGGCTGTTGCAGGTGCGATCACAGCCGTTCAGTTACTGGAATCATTGGCTGATGGGGAGTCATTGTCTAAG GTAGCCTTATTGGTTAGCTTAGTAAATGGGAAGGTTTTCATTGAATGGGTAAGCCCAGCAGTGCTAAAAGCATACCAATGGCAA ATGAATTCACTTGAATCGACATACAGAGAAATCTCAGACATATATGATGTAAATGGAGGAAAGGGTTTATCTAGAAGTTGCATCCAAAAGCTTCCAATGCAGGAATTTCATTCTATTGAGAGGATCAAATCAAGGGAGGAATCTTGTTGTTCAATTTGCATACAG GGATTAAAGGATGGAGAAATGGCAAGAAATCTTCCCAGATGTGGGCACATCTTTCACTTAAAGTGCATAGATGAATGGCTAAGCAGGCAAGGAACTTGTCCCATGTGTAGAGAGGATGTTCTTGACGATGATGataatggtggtggtggtggtgaagaAGTGTAA